A genomic segment from Echeneis naucrates chromosome 20, fEcheNa1.1, whole genome shotgun sequence encodes:
- the pfkpa gene encoding ATP-dependent 6-phosphofructokinase, platelet type isoform X2: MAQPDSKKIFFENLSGAGKAIAVLTSGGDAQGMNAAVRAVVRMGLYVGAKVYFIHEGYQGMVDGGDNIKEASWESVSSMLQVGGTVIGSARCKEFRTHEGRLKAAHNLVQRGITNLCVIGGDGSLTGANLFREEWSELLGELVKKDLIASDAVQKYSALHIVGMVGSIDNDFCGTDMTIGTDSALHRIIEVVDAIMTTAQSHQRTFVLEVMGRHCGYLALVSALACGADWVLIPEMPPEDGWEDKMCQKLSATRSRGTRLNIIIVAEGALDRHGKPITSSYVKDLVVKCLGFDTRVTILGHVQRGGTPSAFDRILASRMGVEAVLALLETTANTPACVVSLYGNQSVRLPLMECVQMTQEVQKAMDEKRFEEAVKLRGRSFENNLKTYKLLAHRKPESELPSSNFNVAVLNVGAPAAGMNAAVRSAVRVGISEGHKMFAVSDGFEGFYKGQIKEIKWADVGGWTGQGGSLLGTKRTLPAKHLEKIAEQMRKHNINALLVIGGFEAFESLLQLYEARGTYEELCIPMCMLPATISNNVPGTDLSIGADTALNAIVETCDRIKQSASGTKRRVFIIETMGGYCGYLASVGGLAAGADAVYIYEEPFDIKDLQANVEHLTEKMKTTIQRGLVLRNENSNDNYTTDFIYQLYSEEGRGVFDCRKNVLGHMQQGGAPSPFDRNFGTKISAKAMQWISKKLVETFRNDEGRVFANTEDSCCLLGMRRRALVFQPVVQLKDETDFVHRIPKEQWWLKLRPLMKILAKYKTSYDVSDSGQLEHVVRLRPTELEASVAM; the protein is encoded by the exons ggATATCAGGGTATGGTGGATGGAGGGGATAACATCAAGGAAGCCTCATGGGAAAGTGTTTCCAGCATGCTACAAGTG GGTGGGACTGTGATAGGCAGTGCCCGCTGCAAAGAGTTTCGCACTCATGAGGGACGTCTGAAGGCAGCTCATAACCTGGTGCAGCGAGGCATCACCAACCTCTGTGTGATCGGTGGAGATGGAAGCCTGACAGGAGCAAACCTCTTCAGGGAAGAATGGAGTGAACTGCTGGGAGAGCTGGTAAAGAAAG ATTTGATTGCATCTGACGCTGTTCAGAAGTACTCTGCCCTTCACATTGTGGGGATGGTGGGATCCATCGATAACGACTTCTGTGGCACTGACATGACAATCGGTACTGACTCGGCTTTACACAGAATCATTGAAGTGGTGGATGCAATCATGACAACTGCACAAAG TCATCAGAGGACATTTGTGTTGGAGGTCATGGGCAGACATTGTGG CTACTTGGCCTTGGTGAGCGCCCTGGCTTGCGGGGCAGACTGGGTGTTGATCCCTGAGATGCCCCCAGAGGACGGCTGGGAGGACAAGATGTGTCAGAAACTGTCTGCG ACCCGTTCCAGGGGCACAAGGCTGAACATAATCATAGTTGCTGAGGGAGCCCTTGACAGGCACGGGAAGCCTATTACCTCTAGTTATGTGAAGGAT CTTGTTGTTAAATGTTTGGGCTTTGACACACGAGTGACAATCTTGGGGCATGTGCAGAGGGGAGGGACCCCGTCTGCTTTTGACCGCATCTTG GCCAGTCGTATGGGTGTGGAGGCTGTTCTTGCTCTCCTAGAGACCACTGCCAACACACCAGCCtgtgttgtgtctctgtatggGAACCAATCGGTGCGCTTGCCGCTGATGGAGTGTGTACAGATG ACTCAGGAAGTCCAGAAGGCCATGGATGAGAAACGGTTTGAGGAGGCTGTGAAGCTTCGGGGCAG GAGCTTTGAAAACAACTTGAAGACATACAAACTACTGGCTCATCGTAAACCAGAATCTGAACTGCCATCT AGCAACTTCAATGTGGCTGTCCTGAACGTTGGCGCCCCTGCAGCAGGTATGAATGCCGCTGTCCGTTCAGCTGTCAGGGTGGGCATCTCTGAGGGGCACAagatgtttgctgtcagtgatGGGTTTGAGGGATTCTACAAAGGGCAG ATCAAGGAGATTAAATGGGCTGATGTGGGAGGATGGACAGGACAGGGTGGATCTCTACTGGGAACCAAAAG AACTCTTCCTGCAAAGCATCTTGAAAAAATTGCTGAGCAGATGAGAAAGCACAACATAAATGCACTGCTGGTTATTGGTGGATTTGAG GCATTTGAGAGTCTGCTGCAGCTGTATGAGGCTCGTGGTACCTATGAGGAGTTATGCATCCCGATGTGTATGCTGCCTGCCACCATAAGTAACAATGTACCCGGCACAGATCTAAGTATCGGGGCAGACACAGCCCTCAATGCCATCGTAGAG ACATGTGACCGCATCAAGCAGTCGGCCAGTGGGACCAAGAGACGCGTGTTCATTATTGAGACCATGGGAGGATACTGTGGCTACTTGGCCAGTGTCGGAGGCTTGGCTGCTGGAGCAGATGCTGTTTATATCTATGAGGAGCCATTTGACATCAAGGATCTGCAG GCAAATGTTGAGCATCTGACAGAAAAAATGAAGACAACTATTCAAAGGGGCCTAGTCCTCAG GAATGAAAACTCCAATGACAATTACACCACAGATTTTATCTACCAGCTGTACTCTGAAGAAGGGCGGGGAGTGTTTGACTGCAGAAAGAATGTACTGGGACACATGCAGCAG ggggGAGCACCGTCTCCATTTGACCGTAATTTCGGGACCAAGATCTCTGCCAAGGCGATGCAGTGGATTTCTAAGAAGCTGGTGGAGACGTTCAGAAATG Atgaag GCCGAGTGTTTGCCAACACCGaagacagctgctgtttgctgggGATGCGTCGCAGGGCTCTGGTCTTCCAGCCCGTTGTACAACTCAAGGATGAGACTGATTTTGT TCACAGGATCCCTAAGGAGCAGTGGTGGCTGAAGCTGCGTCCCCTCATGAAGATCCTGGCCAAATACAAGACCAGCTACGATGTCTCTGACTCTGGACAATTGGAACATGTTGTACGCCTCCGGCCTACAGAATTAGAGGCTTCAGTAGCCATGTGA
- the pfkpa gene encoding ATP-dependent 6-phosphofructokinase, platelet type isoform X3, whose protein sequence is MAQPDSKKIFFENLSGAGKAIAVLTSGGDAQGMNAAVRAVVRMGLYVGAKVYFIHEGYQGMVDGGDNIKEASWESVSSMLQVGGTVIGSARCKEFRTHEGRLKAAHNLVQRGITNLCVIGGDGSLTGANLFREEWSELLGELVKKDLIASDAVQKYSALHIVGMVGSIDNDFCGTDMTIGTDSALHRIIEVVDAIMTTAQSHQRTFVLEVMGRHCGYLALVSALACGADWVLIPEMPPEDGWEDKMCQKLSANRAGMKRLNIIIVAEGAIDRNNKVITTEYIKNLVVKCLGFDTRVTILGHVQRGGTPSAFDRILASRMGVEAVLALLETTANTPACVVSLYGNQSVRLPLMECVQMTQEVQKAMDEKRFEEAVKLRGRSFENNLKTYKLLAHRKPESELPSSNFNVAVLNVGAPAAGMNAAVRSAVRVGISEGHKMFAVSDGFEGFYKGQIKEIKWADVGGWTGQGGSLLGTKRTLPAKHLEKIAEQMRKHNINALLVIGGFEAFLSLLELLTARGKYDEFCVPMVMVPATVSNNVPGSDLSIGADTALNAITTTCDRIKQSASGTKRRVFIIETMGGYCGYLASVGGLAAGADAVYIYEEPFDIKDLQANVEHLTEKMKTTIQRGLVLRNENSNDNYTTDFIYQLYSEEGRGVFDCRKNVLGHMQQGGAPSPFDRNFGTKISAKAMQWISKKLVETFRNDEGRVFANTEDSCCLLGMRRRALVFQPVVQLKDETDFVHRIPKEQWWLKLRPLMKILAKYKTSYDVSDSGQLEHVVRLRPTELEASVAM, encoded by the exons ggATATCAGGGTATGGTGGATGGAGGGGATAACATCAAGGAAGCCTCATGGGAAAGTGTTTCCAGCATGCTACAAGTG GGTGGGACTGTGATAGGCAGTGCCCGCTGCAAAGAGTTTCGCACTCATGAGGGACGTCTGAAGGCAGCTCATAACCTGGTGCAGCGAGGCATCACCAACCTCTGTGTGATCGGTGGAGATGGAAGCCTGACAGGAGCAAACCTCTTCAGGGAAGAATGGAGTGAACTGCTGGGAGAGCTGGTAAAGAAAG ATTTGATTGCATCTGACGCTGTTCAGAAGTACTCTGCCCTTCACATTGTGGGGATGGTGGGATCCATCGATAACGACTTCTGTGGCACTGACATGACAATCGGTACTGACTCGGCTTTACACAGAATCATTGAAGTGGTGGATGCAATCATGACAACTGCACAAAG TCATCAGAGGACATTTGTGTTGGAGGTCATGGGCAGACATTGTGG CTACTTGGCCTTGGTGAGCGCCCTGGCTTGCGGGGCAGACTGGGTGTTGATCCCTGAGATGCCCCCAGAGGACGGCTGGGAGGACAAGATGTGTCAGAAACTGTCTGCG AACCGAGCAGGGATGAAAAGGCTGAATATAATAATTGTAGCTGAAGGGGCGATTGATCGTAACAACAAGGTCATTACCACTGAATATATTAAGAAT CTTGTTGTTAAATGTTTGGGCTTTGACACACGAGTGACAATCTTGGGGCATGTGCAGAGGGGAGGGACCCCGTCTGCTTTTGACCGCATCTTG GCCAGTCGTATGGGTGTGGAGGCTGTTCTTGCTCTCCTAGAGACCACTGCCAACACACCAGCCtgtgttgtgtctctgtatggGAACCAATCGGTGCGCTTGCCGCTGATGGAGTGTGTACAGATG ACTCAGGAAGTCCAGAAGGCCATGGATGAGAAACGGTTTGAGGAGGCTGTGAAGCTTCGGGGCAG GAGCTTTGAAAACAACTTGAAGACATACAAACTACTGGCTCATCGTAAACCAGAATCTGAACTGCCATCT AGCAACTTCAATGTGGCTGTCCTGAACGTTGGCGCCCCTGCAGCAGGTATGAATGCCGCTGTCCGTTCAGCTGTCAGGGTGGGCATCTCTGAGGGGCACAagatgtttgctgtcagtgatGGGTTTGAGGGATTCTACAAAGGGCAG ATCAAGGAGATTAAATGGGCTGATGTGGGAGGATGGACAGGACAGGGTGGATCTCTACTGGGAACCAAAAG AACTCTTCCTGCAAAGCATCTTGAAAAAATTGCTGAGCAGATGAGAAAGCACAACATAAATGCACTGCTGGTTATTGGTGGATTTGAG GCCTTCCTGTCACTGCTGGAATTGTTAACGGCGCGTGGGAAATATGATGAGTTCTGTGTCCCCATGGTCATGGTCCCAGCCACTGTCTCCAACAATGTGCCGGGCTCAGACCTCAGCATTGGCGCTGACACTGCTCTGAACGCTATCACTACT ACATGTGACCGCATCAAGCAGTCGGCCAGTGGGACCAAGAGACGCGTGTTCATTATTGAGACCATGGGAGGATACTGTGGCTACTTGGCCAGTGTCGGAGGCTTGGCTGCTGGAGCAGATGCTGTTTATATCTATGAGGAGCCATTTGACATCAAGGATCTGCAG GCAAATGTTGAGCATCTGACAGAAAAAATGAAGACAACTATTCAAAGGGGCCTAGTCCTCAG GAATGAAAACTCCAATGACAATTACACCACAGATTTTATCTACCAGCTGTACTCTGAAGAAGGGCGGGGAGTGTTTGACTGCAGAAAGAATGTACTGGGACACATGCAGCAG ggggGAGCACCGTCTCCATTTGACCGTAATTTCGGGACCAAGATCTCTGCCAAGGCGATGCAGTGGATTTCTAAGAAGCTGGTGGAGACGTTCAGAAATG Atgaag GCCGAGTGTTTGCCAACACCGaagacagctgctgtttgctgggGATGCGTCGCAGGGCTCTGGTCTTCCAGCCCGTTGTACAACTCAAGGATGAGACTGATTTTGT TCACAGGATCCCTAAGGAGCAGTGGTGGCTGAAGCTGCGTCCCCTCATGAAGATCCTGGCCAAATACAAGACCAGCTACGATGTCTCTGACTCTGGACAATTGGAACATGTTGTACGCCTCCGGCCTACAGAATTAGAGGCTTCAGTAGCCATGTGA
- the pfkpa gene encoding ATP-dependent 6-phosphofructokinase, platelet type isoform X10: MAQPDSKKIFFENLSGAGKAIAVLTSGGDAQGMNAAVRAVVRMGLYVGAKVYFIHEGYQGMVDGGDNIKEASWESVSSMLQVGGTVIGSARCKEFRTHEGRLKAAHNLVQRGITNLCVIGGDGSLTGANLFREEWSELLGELVKKDLIASDAVQKYSALHIVGMVGSIDNDFCGTDMTIGTDSALHRIIEVVDAIMTTAQSHQRTFVLEVMGRHCGYLALVSALACGADWVLIPEMPPEDGWEDKMCQKLSATRSRGTRLNIIIVAEGALDRHGKPITSSYVKDLVVKCLGFDTRVTILGHVQRGGTPSAFDRILTQEVQKAMDEKRFEEAVKLRGRSFENNLKTYKLLAHRKPESELPSSNFNVAVLNVGAPAAGMNAAVRSAVRVGISEGHKMFAVSDGFEGFYKGQIKEIKWADVGGWTGQGGSLLGTKRTLPAKHLEKIAEQMRKHNINALLVIGGFEAFLSLLELLTARGKYDEFCVPMVMVPATVSNNVPGSDLSIGADTALNAITTTCDRIKQSASGTKRRVFIIETMGGYCGYLASVGGLAAGADAVYIYEEPFDIKDLQANVEHLTEKMKTTIQRGLVLRNENSNDNYTTDFIYQLYSEEGRGVFDCRKNVLGHMQQGGAPSPFDRNFGTKISAKAMQWISKKLVETFRNGRVFANTEDSCCLLGMRRRALVFQPVVQLKDETDFVHRIPKEQWWLKLRPLMKILAKYKTSYDVSDSGQLEHVVRLRPTELEASVAM, encoded by the exons ggATATCAGGGTATGGTGGATGGAGGGGATAACATCAAGGAAGCCTCATGGGAAAGTGTTTCCAGCATGCTACAAGTG GGTGGGACTGTGATAGGCAGTGCCCGCTGCAAAGAGTTTCGCACTCATGAGGGACGTCTGAAGGCAGCTCATAACCTGGTGCAGCGAGGCATCACCAACCTCTGTGTGATCGGTGGAGATGGAAGCCTGACAGGAGCAAACCTCTTCAGGGAAGAATGGAGTGAACTGCTGGGAGAGCTGGTAAAGAAAG ATTTGATTGCATCTGACGCTGTTCAGAAGTACTCTGCCCTTCACATTGTGGGGATGGTGGGATCCATCGATAACGACTTCTGTGGCACTGACATGACAATCGGTACTGACTCGGCTTTACACAGAATCATTGAAGTGGTGGATGCAATCATGACAACTGCACAAAG TCATCAGAGGACATTTGTGTTGGAGGTCATGGGCAGACATTGTGG CTACTTGGCCTTGGTGAGCGCCCTGGCTTGCGGGGCAGACTGGGTGTTGATCCCTGAGATGCCCCCAGAGGACGGCTGGGAGGACAAGATGTGTCAGAAACTGTCTGCG ACCCGTTCCAGGGGCACAAGGCTGAACATAATCATAGTTGCTGAGGGAGCCCTTGACAGGCACGGGAAGCCTATTACCTCTAGTTATGTGAAGGAT CTTGTTGTTAAATGTTTGGGCTTTGACACACGAGTGACAATCTTGGGGCATGTGCAGAGGGGAGGGACCCCGTCTGCTTTTGACCGCATCTTG ACTCAGGAAGTCCAGAAGGCCATGGATGAGAAACGGTTTGAGGAGGCTGTGAAGCTTCGGGGCAG GAGCTTTGAAAACAACTTGAAGACATACAAACTACTGGCTCATCGTAAACCAGAATCTGAACTGCCATCT AGCAACTTCAATGTGGCTGTCCTGAACGTTGGCGCCCCTGCAGCAGGTATGAATGCCGCTGTCCGTTCAGCTGTCAGGGTGGGCATCTCTGAGGGGCACAagatgtttgctgtcagtgatGGGTTTGAGGGATTCTACAAAGGGCAG ATCAAGGAGATTAAATGGGCTGATGTGGGAGGATGGACAGGACAGGGTGGATCTCTACTGGGAACCAAAAG AACTCTTCCTGCAAAGCATCTTGAAAAAATTGCTGAGCAGATGAGAAAGCACAACATAAATGCACTGCTGGTTATTGGTGGATTTGAG GCCTTCCTGTCACTGCTGGAATTGTTAACGGCGCGTGGGAAATATGATGAGTTCTGTGTCCCCATGGTCATGGTCCCAGCCACTGTCTCCAACAATGTGCCGGGCTCAGACCTCAGCATTGGCGCTGACACTGCTCTGAACGCTATCACTACT ACATGTGACCGCATCAAGCAGTCGGCCAGTGGGACCAAGAGACGCGTGTTCATTATTGAGACCATGGGAGGATACTGTGGCTACTTGGCCAGTGTCGGAGGCTTGGCTGCTGGAGCAGATGCTGTTTATATCTATGAGGAGCCATTTGACATCAAGGATCTGCAG GCAAATGTTGAGCATCTGACAGAAAAAATGAAGACAACTATTCAAAGGGGCCTAGTCCTCAG GAATGAAAACTCCAATGACAATTACACCACAGATTTTATCTACCAGCTGTACTCTGAAGAAGGGCGGGGAGTGTTTGACTGCAGAAAGAATGTACTGGGACACATGCAGCAG ggggGAGCACCGTCTCCATTTGACCGTAATTTCGGGACCAAGATCTCTGCCAAGGCGATGCAGTGGATTTCTAAGAAGCTGGTGGAGACGTTCAGAAATG GCCGAGTGTTTGCCAACACCGaagacagctgctgtttgctgggGATGCGTCGCAGGGCTCTGGTCTTCCAGCCCGTTGTACAACTCAAGGATGAGACTGATTTTGT TCACAGGATCCCTAAGGAGCAGTGGTGGCTGAAGCTGCGTCCCCTCATGAAGATCCTGGCCAAATACAAGACCAGCTACGATGTCTCTGACTCTGGACAATTGGAACATGTTGTACGCCTCCGGCCTACAGAATTAGAGGCTTCAGTAGCCATGTGA
- the pfkpa gene encoding ATP-dependent 6-phosphofructokinase, platelet type isoform X5 — translation MAQPDSKKIFFENLSGAGKAIAVLTSGGDAQGMNAAVRAVVRMGLYVGAKVYFIHEGYQGMVDGGDNIKEASWESVSSMLQVGGTVIGSARCKEFRTHEGRLKAAHNLVQRGITNLCVIGGDGSLTGANLFREEWSELLGELVKKDLIASDAVQKYSALHIVGMVGSIDNDFCGTDMTIGTDSALHRIIEVVDAIMTTAQSHQRTFVLEVMGRHCGYLALVSALACGADWVLIPEMPPEDGWEDKMCQKLSATRSRGTRLNIIIVAEGALDRHGKPITSSYVKDLVVKCLGFDTRVTILGHVQRGGTPSAFDRILASRMGVEAVLALLETTANTPACVVSLYGNQSVRLPLMECVQMTQEVQKAMDEKRFEEAVKLRGRSFENNLKTYKLLAHRKPESELPSSNFNVAVLNVGAPAAGMNAAVRSAVRVGISEGHKMFAVSDGFEGFYKGQIKEIKWADVGGWTGQGGSLLGTKRTLPAKHLEKIAEQMRKHNINALLVIGGFEAFESLLQLYEARGTYEELCIPMCMLPATISNNVPGTDLSIGADTALNAIVETCDRIKQSASGTKRRVFIIETMGGYCGYLASVGGLAAGADAVYIYEEPFDIKDLQANVEHLTEKMKTTIQRGLVLRNENSNDNYTTDFIYQLYSEEGRGVFDCRKNVLGHMQQGGAPSPFDRNFGTKISAKAMQWISKKLVETFRNGRVFANTEDSCCLLGMRRRALVFQPVVQLKDETDFVHRIPKEQWWLKLRPLMKILAKYKTSYDVSDSGQLEHVVRLRPTELEASVAM, via the exons ggATATCAGGGTATGGTGGATGGAGGGGATAACATCAAGGAAGCCTCATGGGAAAGTGTTTCCAGCATGCTACAAGTG GGTGGGACTGTGATAGGCAGTGCCCGCTGCAAAGAGTTTCGCACTCATGAGGGACGTCTGAAGGCAGCTCATAACCTGGTGCAGCGAGGCATCACCAACCTCTGTGTGATCGGTGGAGATGGAAGCCTGACAGGAGCAAACCTCTTCAGGGAAGAATGGAGTGAACTGCTGGGAGAGCTGGTAAAGAAAG ATTTGATTGCATCTGACGCTGTTCAGAAGTACTCTGCCCTTCACATTGTGGGGATGGTGGGATCCATCGATAACGACTTCTGTGGCACTGACATGACAATCGGTACTGACTCGGCTTTACACAGAATCATTGAAGTGGTGGATGCAATCATGACAACTGCACAAAG TCATCAGAGGACATTTGTGTTGGAGGTCATGGGCAGACATTGTGG CTACTTGGCCTTGGTGAGCGCCCTGGCTTGCGGGGCAGACTGGGTGTTGATCCCTGAGATGCCCCCAGAGGACGGCTGGGAGGACAAGATGTGTCAGAAACTGTCTGCG ACCCGTTCCAGGGGCACAAGGCTGAACATAATCATAGTTGCTGAGGGAGCCCTTGACAGGCACGGGAAGCCTATTACCTCTAGTTATGTGAAGGAT CTTGTTGTTAAATGTTTGGGCTTTGACACACGAGTGACAATCTTGGGGCATGTGCAGAGGGGAGGGACCCCGTCTGCTTTTGACCGCATCTTG GCCAGTCGTATGGGTGTGGAGGCTGTTCTTGCTCTCCTAGAGACCACTGCCAACACACCAGCCtgtgttgtgtctctgtatggGAACCAATCGGTGCGCTTGCCGCTGATGGAGTGTGTACAGATG ACTCAGGAAGTCCAGAAGGCCATGGATGAGAAACGGTTTGAGGAGGCTGTGAAGCTTCGGGGCAG GAGCTTTGAAAACAACTTGAAGACATACAAACTACTGGCTCATCGTAAACCAGAATCTGAACTGCCATCT AGCAACTTCAATGTGGCTGTCCTGAACGTTGGCGCCCCTGCAGCAGGTATGAATGCCGCTGTCCGTTCAGCTGTCAGGGTGGGCATCTCTGAGGGGCACAagatgtttgctgtcagtgatGGGTTTGAGGGATTCTACAAAGGGCAG ATCAAGGAGATTAAATGGGCTGATGTGGGAGGATGGACAGGACAGGGTGGATCTCTACTGGGAACCAAAAG AACTCTTCCTGCAAAGCATCTTGAAAAAATTGCTGAGCAGATGAGAAAGCACAACATAAATGCACTGCTGGTTATTGGTGGATTTGAG GCATTTGAGAGTCTGCTGCAGCTGTATGAGGCTCGTGGTACCTATGAGGAGTTATGCATCCCGATGTGTATGCTGCCTGCCACCATAAGTAACAATGTACCCGGCACAGATCTAAGTATCGGGGCAGACACAGCCCTCAATGCCATCGTAGAG ACATGTGACCGCATCAAGCAGTCGGCCAGTGGGACCAAGAGACGCGTGTTCATTATTGAGACCATGGGAGGATACTGTGGCTACTTGGCCAGTGTCGGAGGCTTGGCTGCTGGAGCAGATGCTGTTTATATCTATGAGGAGCCATTTGACATCAAGGATCTGCAG GCAAATGTTGAGCATCTGACAGAAAAAATGAAGACAACTATTCAAAGGGGCCTAGTCCTCAG GAATGAAAACTCCAATGACAATTACACCACAGATTTTATCTACCAGCTGTACTCTGAAGAAGGGCGGGGAGTGTTTGACTGCAGAAAGAATGTACTGGGACACATGCAGCAG ggggGAGCACCGTCTCCATTTGACCGTAATTTCGGGACCAAGATCTCTGCCAAGGCGATGCAGTGGATTTCTAAGAAGCTGGTGGAGACGTTCAGAAATG GCCGAGTGTTTGCCAACACCGaagacagctgctgtttgctgggGATGCGTCGCAGGGCTCTGGTCTTCCAGCCCGTTGTACAACTCAAGGATGAGACTGATTTTGT TCACAGGATCCCTAAGGAGCAGTGGTGGCTGAAGCTGCGTCCCCTCATGAAGATCCTGGCCAAATACAAGACCAGCTACGATGTCTCTGACTCTGGACAATTGGAACATGTTGTACGCCTCCGGCCTACAGAATTAGAGGCTTCAGTAGCCATGTGA